Within Metabacillus sp. KUDC1714, the genomic segment CTGTTCTGTCAGGTTTCCAATCCATTTTTTCCACCCTTGTCATTTTTATCTATAGTAGTTTAATTGCAAACCTTTAAAAGATAACAAAATAGAAATAAATATATAAAACCTTACACCTTGTTTTTTCATAAAGTGTAAGGTTTTATTTTATCTCATAATTTATCTAAGAGTAATATAAACACCAACAGCTATTATAGATAAAAAGATTACAATAGCATAGATAGAAGTCAATCTTGTTACATTTCCTTTTGCTTTTTTATTATAATCTTTATCATTGTCTTTTGCTGCAAGTATGGTACCTATTAATGCCGCTATAGCCAGAATAACAATTAATATAATAGCAATTGTCATAATTATATCCCCTTTATATAAAGATAATACTTCGTAAATTAAACATGACTATAGGTTAGTATATAGCTTAACTTAAGTTGATTAACCATCCAATTGAAGATTATTTAAACCATCCACTTCGGTAGTTTTTATATACTCGCTTTAGCAAAAAAATGTCAGGCTAAACAAAAAACCTTCGAAGATCAAGAAACACCTAATCTTCGAAGGCTTTTACTTCATATTAAAAAAATAATGATTAGCAAAGCAATTATTTTTATTTGATGGTGACAGGTATATAAAACCTATCAGAAATAAAAATTACTGAACTAGTTCATCCACAGATTGTTTTTCATGGATACGTTTAATCGCTTCACTAATTAAGGGAGCAACTGAAAGCTCAACTAACTTATCAATACGCTTCTCTTCAGGAAGTGTTATTGAGTCTGTTACAACTAGTTCTTTAATTTTAGAGTTCTGAATCCGCTCAATTGCTGGTCCTGATAAAACTGGATGTGTACAGCACGCATAAACTTCTTTTGCACCATTTTCTACAAGAGCGTTTGCTGCTAATGTAATTGTTCCTGCTGTGTCAATGATATCATCAATTAGAATCGCTGTTTTTCCTTCTATATTCCCTACGATATTCATGACTTCAACAACATTTGGTCTTGGACGTCTTTTGTCAATAATTGCAATAGGTGCTTTTAGCCTATCTGCTAATTTACGAGCACGAGTTACGCCGCCGTGATCTGGTGAAACGATGACAATATCATCTAATTGCTTATTTAGGAAATACTCTCCCAAAATAGGAACACCCATAAGATGGTCAATTGGTATATCAAAGAATCCTTGAATTTGTGGTGCATGCAGGTCAAGTGCAATAACACGAGTTGACCCAGCAGTTTCAAGTAGATTTGCGATAAGTTTTGCTGTGATTGGCTCTCTTGCTCTTGCTTTACGATCTTGTCTAGCATAGCCATAGTATGGAATAACCAGGTTGATTGTTTTTGCTGAAGCACGCTTTAAAGCATCTACCATTATTAAAAGCTCCATTAAATGTTCATTTACTGGGGAGCTAATTGATTGAATAATATAAACCTCACAACCACGAATACTTTCTTCAATATTAATTTGAATTTCTCCATCACTGAAGCGAGTAACAGAACACTTCCCTAAATCAACTCCAAGAATTTCGCCGATTTTTTTTGATAAAGCTGGGTCTGAGTTTAAGGAGAATATTTTTAAATTCGAATCTTCATAGTGCTTAGACATAATAAGGTGAAAACCTCCATAAGGTATTTTATATTTTAGCGATTTGCCTAATACTATTTTACACTATTAGCAAAACGTTCAATAGCTAGATCTAAAAAAATATTACTATAAATATTATAAAAAGGAATTTTTTTATCTATATCAGATCTCCATATCCAAAATCTGAGGGTTATATATAAATGTTTTATGACTGCGGTCTAAATCTATGTATTACCCAATATTTTATAAAGAGATGAAAAATGTCTTACCAACCTCATCCTCTTTTTTAAATATAAATATTAATGGAATGGAGTGATCTAAAGGTGTATGTAATTCATTTTATTGAAAATAATTCAGTACAATTAGTTCAGTTAGTCAACAATATTCCTTCTGTGGATGAAAATATAAAAATTAAAGGTCGCAAAGGGAAAGTTTTAAGTGTTAAGACAATTGAAGAAAACAAAGTTCTTGTTAACGTCTTGTTTGAAAAGGTGAATAAAAACCAACCAAATATAAAAGATACGAAGAAAAAGCGATAACTAATCCTATTATGTTACGATCCTTAAAAATACTCCCTTTCCATCATTAAATTATAAACCACTCCCAATCTGGGAAATTCTTTAGATAATTGATAGCGAAAATTTTCAAGCTTTTAAGGAAATAAGAGATGACCGAAGTAGCGGGTGAAAGTCATCTCTTATTTTGTCATTTGAGAAAATGAGTTGCATTGATAAAACTTTAATTGTTACACTTTTTTACCAGGATTCAAACTTGGTTAATGCTTGCTTTCCGAGTAAATAGCCGCCTATTGCGTATGCCTCTCCTCGCTCCTGAATGGCTTCAAGAGTCTTTTGGTGTTCATATATTTGTAAGTCATATGTGGTGTATGCAATCTCTTCACTAAACGCTTTATTCAAATAAATGGCTGCCTCTTGTAACGCATGATTTCCCCGATCCATGACCTCATAAAAAGACACAAATCCATGCATAACACCATTATAGCGGATAGATTTAACTGGTACACCGTATTCTGATAACCTTTTACCGTAGGCTTCTCCTTCATCACGTAATGGATCAAACTCTGCTGTAATAATAAGTGAGGGAGGAAGGTTAGAAAGATTGTCTGCTTGTAAAGGGGATGTATATGGGTTAGACCACATTTCCTTGTTTGGCGTATAATACTTTCTTGCTTTTAACATAACGTTTCTTGAGATTAAATAATAACCACTGTCGTACATTTCTCTAGAATTAAACGCAACATCTTTGAATGTCGTAAGTGGATAAAACAGTGCTTGAGCAGTTATGGCAGGCCCTTTACGATCACGTGCCATCATGGCAACTACAGTGGCTATATTACCTCCTGCACTGTCCCCTACAATAGCAACCTTGTTTGGATTGCCATTATACGTCTTGGCATTTTCTACAGCCCAAAGTAAGGCTTCATAACTATCCTCTGTGGCTGTCGGAAATGGATGTTCTGGTGCCAGACGATAACCAACAGAAATGACAACACTACCTGTTTTATTGGCAAGAGCTCGAACAATATTATCATGGGTATTGATATCCCCATACCCTTCTAAAAATGCACCACCGTGGTAATAGATGATAATTGGATGTGGTCCAGAAATCTTTGGTTCATATATACGAATTGGTATTTCTGCTCCATCTGACATGGGGATGTACTTTGTCTCTCGGTTATAACTTGAGGTTCCTGATGCCGTTAAAAATTTTGGTGGCTTCATACCAGATGTAACAAGATTTTTATCCACTGCATGTAACAACACAGCTGTTTTTGCTGGTACTTTTCCAGCTTCTGTATGACTCCATTGTTCAACAACAACAATTATCATCATACAACATAATATCACCACTGCAATAAACGTGAGGATGAAGCTTTTTATTCGTTTTTTCATGTCTTTAGCTGTTAAAAGCCTTACCCTCCTTTATATAATTAAGTTTTTAATAGTTTGGATGGATAATGAATAGAATGAATGACTAGCACTTTCATGTCTAATTTAGACTCTATTCCTTTAACCAGTTTGAAAAAGGGAGATTCGTATCGTGTTCTCTTCCTTAAAAACCTTACACATGCGTCTGTTCATATTATACTAGAATCCTCAATTTCGGTGGCCTCTTTTAGACTATCACCATATATTACCTTGATTGGTTATCTCCTTTATCTCTTATTAGTTAAGACGATGATGAAACTATATATTTATATTTTCAAAATGATAAAAGCCTGACTTGATGTTTAATCACATGCAAGTCAGGCTTCACTCCCTTTAGGACTATTAATATAAAATTTAATCTTTCTTTATTGATTTCAAAAGTAATGAAACCTCCTCAAGTTCGTGCAAACTTAAGTCCTGTTTCCCATATCTTGCTTTACCATAGGATTTTAGTAAGATTTTTAGCTCATTTTGATTTTTATTTTTATTTACTTCACTTATAATCTCGTATGGTGTATGGGACACTTTTAAGATAAATCCTTGCTTAACTTTATTTTCAACCAATAGCCGATAAACATAGCGGACTTTTTCGCGGTCGGATAAATCTTCCCACTTTGGTTTACGATTGAATAAGTGAAAAATCAATTCCTTTGTTTGATTTTTCTTATCATGACCCCATTTTTTTATATTAATAAGACTTTCCTTTTCGTCAAAATATTGGATTCCTTCCTCTTGTTCGCGGTGACCTAAATGAAAGATTTGGTTTAAGAAATTTAAAACCCATTTCAAACCCTTTTTAAGAAAATAACCTAATTTCTTCCCAGCAAAAATGATGAGAGCGACACTAACAATGAGTGCTAATGAATAAAATGTAAACTGCATAATTTTATCCAAAATGACAGCAATTGTGGAAGGCTCTCCTCCCTCTAAAACCGGAGTGGCTGATTCAGCAGGTGGAGGTGCACTTTCAATAGGCCCATTTTTTTCAAAGATGGATAGGATTGAGAGAATCGTAGATATAATTGCTACAGTAGCTTTATAAAGGAATAATTGGATAAGCTTAAAGTTGGTTATGACAGCAATTATACTAATGAAAATTAAAATATAGGCTTGGTTTTTACGTTTAATTGAGCCATTCACAAACGGTTTTTTTTGTTTTGATAAGGTTGAAGATGTTAATGAATTACTATTAGAAGTGAATAAAGTGATTACGACCAGTAGAAGGCCAGTCCATGTGATGATTTTAAGATATGGAGATAAGTGATCTATAAATCGATACACAAAGTAAGCTAAAAAGTATATAGGAAACCCAAACATCCATAGTTTAGGAAAAGAAAATAATTTATCTATTTCCCGTTCTGCATATAGGATACTACGGTAAAAAATGATGCAATTACAAATAAAAACAACTAAATAAGATAACAGATTTTCATAAAAGAGAATAGCAGAACATGCACTTATGAGAATAGTAAATACAAGATAGATCATTCGTTTTTTATCTTGGACAAATACCCTAAATAAGTAACCGAAAATAAATAGAATCGGCAAATGTGCAATCCAAAGTAGAGGTCTGGGAACAAAATATATGCCAAGTAATAGAACTAGTGGGAAGATAAGAATGAGTTCACTCATTCCTAATATCCATTTCTCTAAAATTGCTCGGGCTTTATTAGGCATAATATTCACCCTCCCCCTGCCTGTCTTTATTATCATTAGGCTGGTCAGTCAGCATTAATATTTCAATTTTGTTACCTTGAGTTTCAAGCATTCGGATATTATCTTGTATATTTGCTGTTAATAGTGAAGTAATTATTAGAATATCTGCATTTTTACGGTTTATCATATCTTCCATTAAAAATCGATTAAAGCTCATACTTCTATCCATGCTTAGTTTGGCCATTGTATCGTATAACTGTGTTAGCTGATATTTCCCATTCTTCGGCTCAATGCGTACAGATTCCTTTACATTATTTTCTAATGCTTGCCCAAATGGTTCAACAAAATAGGAGTTACATCCAAATCCTGTGTTTATTCCTTTCGATATTGAATGTTGTGCGATGGAAGCAGCATAAGATATACCCTTTTCAATTAATGTTGTGTTTTGAATAGGCATCCAAATATCCTCTGTTTCATCAAAATTTAGATAAATCATTAGGTGGTGGTCAGCCGTGTAATCCCTTTTACTAACCTGTAAGCTTCCTGTCCGAGCTGTTGCTTTCCAATTTACCGAATTCATTGAGTCACCATATGAATATTCTCGTACGCCAGCAATAACAAAGGGATCGTCAATAATCCACCTTCTCACCATAATATCGCCAAGCCAACTATGAGAAGGTAAAGGTATGTCTTCGATTGGAATGATTTCAGGATACACCGTTACGGTTGCTTTAGCGTTAAAGTTATCAAAGCTCTCACTGAAACCAAGTACATCTCCAAGTGTCAAAGATATTGTCTTAAGTTCATAATATCCCCGTTTCATACAGCATACTTTATGTCTTCTTGTTATTTTTTGATAGGGCAACAGGCTAAATAATGTTCTATGAAATTCTTCCCTTAGTTCCTCAGTTGATTGATCTTGTTTTCCTAAAAATTTTAAATTTTGATCAATTTTTGATTCTAATCGTAACCATGGTATTGGAAGAAGTTTATTATTTGAGATTTCATCGATCATTTCTATCTCTTCCCCAGCGAATACTGTATCCTTATTAAAAAAACGTTTGTATTGCAAACGAACTAAGCCCCATTTATTAAAAATAAAGCTTTGAATCACACTTATAAGGCATGTAATAAAAATAAACCAGGCAATACTCATCTATGAATGATCCCTTTCATAAGTTCTTCCTCTGCAGGAACTGGTACCGCTTCCAATATTTCATCTAATATTATATCAACTTGATCAATCTTTGATCTCAGCATAGAATTTAATAGAATTCTGTGACCTAAAACCGGTTTAACCATTGCCTTTACATCATCAGGACTCACATAATCACGGTCTTTAAGAATTGCATAAACTTGGACAGCTTTTAACAATGCTTGGCTCCCACGAGGACTAATTCCTAATTCAATCGCTTGATGGTTTCTAGTTTTTTCTACTATATTCATGATGTATTGGAGAATATCTTCATTTACATAAATTTTAGAATATAGGTCTTGAGCAGCAACAATATCCTCCCTATTTATGACAGGATTCATCTTTTCAAGCGGATTATTTTCTTTAAAACGCTTTAAAATATTTATTCCTTCTTGCTTGGATGGATAGCCTAACTTTACCTTTATTAAAAAGCGATCGAGTTGTGCTTCGGGTAATGGGAAGGTTCCTTGGTTTTCGACAGGATTTTGCGTAGCAATCACCATAAATGGACGATCTAATACATGTGTTTCACCGTCAATTGTTGCCTGTCTTTCCTCCATACACTCCAATAAACTAGATTGTGTTCTTGGGGTTGCCCGATTTATTTCGTCTGCTAGGACAATATTCGAAAAAATCGGTCCTGATCGAAATTCAAATTCCCCCTTTTTTTGATTGTAAAAATTAATACCTGTCACATCGGTAGGTAATAAATCCGGTGTGAATTGTATCCGTTTAAATGAGCAATCCAAGGATTTAGCCATCGTTTTTGCTAATAAAGTCTTTCCTGTTCCTGGGACATCCTCCAATAGTACATGTCCAGATGAGATTAAGGCAACAAGCAGCTGGTCGATCTGCTCCTCTTTCCCGATTACAACTTTTTGGATGTTCTCTTTTACTTTGGATGCTATTCCTTGTATATAATTTAGGTTCATTTCACTTCTCCTCTTTTCTTTTTATAATGTGATCCTCACTGATGTGATCATAATAAGCACATCTGTATTGAATTTGACGTAATCTTCTGATTTCCTTTCAGTAATGGGATATTCTTTCGAAAAATTGTAAATAAGATCTGTTTTGAAGAGGAAACGAGTGGGAATAAATACTGAAGAACAGATAATATGAAAGCTGATCTGTTACTCTGTTGATTTATTAATGCAAACCTTACATTCAATTTATAAAAAAACGATAAATATTTTCATGAAAATAACCAATCCTATTTATGATCAATAAGAAAAGGAGAATGATGAAATGGGCAACCAAAGTGATGGCCGACAAATTCGTTCAAGAGCTGAAAAAAGAGCAATTGAAAACGGACAAGATGTTGAAGTGAAGGAATTTTCCAGAGGAAACGGAAGTCAAAACAACAGAATTCCGAATAAAAATAAAAATTCTTAAAGCTATTGTATCCTATGGCAAAAGACTGAACCCTGTATTTATTCAGAGTTCAGTCTTTTTATGCATATTTCAGTCTTTCTTCTAGTTACCCAGTTAAAATATTTGGCACCAACTCAACCTATTTATCTATTTTACTTATATCTCCTATAAGCGAAATGTTAGAAAAAGTGGCTGTATTATAATTTGCAATTTGACTCGTATTTTTAGCACCATCTACCGCAAATCCTATATACACATCTTCACCCATTTTGATTTCTTTTCGACCAACTTCTGTCCAATTTTCTCCATCTTCTGAAGCATACCCTATTAATAGATCACCATTTCTTATAATTTTTAACCAGTAAGGCAGTGTTGTCCCATTAAGGGATGGTAAGCCAATTTCCTCAGGTCGATCGTTTTCACCTGGTGCAAGAATTGGCTCGCCGTTATTAGTTCGCGTAGAAAAATGGACTGAATAAGGTGTATCCTGTTTATCAGCTTTCACTACCGACGTACTGATGATCGCTGTAGCTGCATCTTTTTCAAGACTATCACGTATCATTAGGCCCGAAATAGCATTGTTGTCAACCTTTGTTAGTGAATCTATTCTTGCTACCAGTTCTGCGTCTCCTGTTACTTCCTTAAAGGCAAAATGAAAGGCGTCAACTCTTTGATCAATGCGACCTGAGCCTTTGACTGTAAGTCCTTCATTCGTCTTAGTTGTAATACCTTTTATTTGTACTTTTCCAATATCTTTTGCGGTCCAATCTCTTGATTGATTTACTGTATTAACATGAATTGGCATAGAGGTTGTCTGTGTAGCATTTCCGTTTTTGTCAATTGCTTTTGCTGTTATATACCATGTACCATCAGGGGCATTTTTCCAGTAAAAATCAAATGTACCATTTGAAGATTCTCCAATCTTTTCATCATTACGATAATATTCGACTTTGGAAATAGTTCGTTTATCTTTTAGCTTAACTTTCATTCTCACGGTAGAACCTGCTTTATAAATACCGTTCATTTTAGGTGATAGAAGGTCTATCTCTGGATTATCAGCTTGCTTATCTATTAAAACAAGTGAGTTTAAATATAATTCTAAATTCGAATAACCTGATGCTGTAATGTCCTTCCCATCAGCAATATTGTTAGGATTTAATCCTTTGGCTTCTTCCCATAAATTCGGTATCCCATCATGGTCTGTATCAATTGGTGCTTTGGCCGATTTCAATTCAGGATAACCGCCTACTTCCCATTCATTATTAATTAATCTACCGGTGCCGTTTTTAACATCATTAACAATACGCGCATCCACGGCATCTCTACGCGGATATGTTGCACCTGATTTTTTAAGTACCTCTTCATAGGCTTTCTCAGCAGGCTTTATGTTTAATGTATCGTGCCCAAGCACTTCATAAGGAGAGTCGGAAAAAACGGTACCATCTTTGATTTCTTCCATTCCTAACGTATTATCTTCTGTTACAGCCTTATTTCCATACATATAGTTACCTTTCACATAAAACCAGCTAGATCTGCCGTTTTGACCAGGGCTAACCACACGCTTAATTACTTTTTCGTGAGTAGCTGGTCCTGGCTTATAATAATTATTGATCATATTATTCTCCTGATCATTCCCACCATAGGTAGAGTTAAATCCCCAATTATAAATGACATTGTTGACCATATCTGTACTAGAAATCGGATGTAGTTTATTTCCTGAATTCCCTAGTGCAGGAAGGCGACTTGTATGGCTAGCAATTAAGTTATTGGCAAAAGTGGCATTCTCACCGCCCCATATTCCACCATAACCATGTCTTCCTTTCACATGACCTGAGATATACAAACTCTCACTAATTATGCTCCATTGTAGTGTTGTATTTTCATTTCGATAAAAAGACAGTGTTTCATCAACAGACCAGCTAGTTGAAATATGATCCACCATCGCATTCTTGACATCACGTCCACCAAACGCATCAGGCTCTGACTCAATATTTGTGCTACCAGGTCTAAATCTCATATAGCGGACTATTATATTTTCAGAACCAGAGATATCGGTTCCAAAACCTGCAACAGCAATTCCATCACCTGGAGCTGTTTGACCAGCGATTGTTAAGTTTTTTTGTTTAATCTTCAAGCTTTGCTTAAGATGAATTGTACCAGATACTCGAAAGACGATAGTTCGATTTCCTTGACTAACTGCATCTCTTAATGTTCCTTTAATAGGAAGATCACCCTCACCATAATCATCTAAGGTCGTCACTTCATAAACGTCGTAGCCACGTCCACCACTTGTATACATTCCCCCGCCTTCAGCTCCTGGGAATGCTAGAACCTTGTTAGCTTCCGCTTGGCCTTCTTGAGGAATAAATGAAATTTCTAATAACCCAAATAATAATACTACCGTTGTTACCATTAGAGTAAACCTTTTCACTATTTATCCTCCTTAAGCAGACTGCCAGGTGGCAGCTCTGCTTTTTTTACAACAATCTATTTGTAAAATTGCATATGAAGGTCATAATGCCAACCTGAGAAAAAACTTTGTCATTCCTGTGCTGAAAAGCCATCTTCTACTTTAAATAAACTTCCTATTTTCAAAGATTCACCCGTCGCATTTTGCGAACGATCATCAACGACTTTCACATATACACGGTTTTCGTAATAACCTGTTGTATTTGTAACATCTAGTAATTTTTGTGGCCATTCTCCTGCCCAGCGGTAACCGTCTCTTCTTTCTTGTTCAATTTCTAGTATATTGTGTTTGATTAAACCATCTCTACCTGAAAAGATTGGACGATTGGTGCCGATCTCATAAAATCGATACCAAGTGTTGCTTGCTGAATCAGGATAAAAGTATTGTCCTGCAGGATCCCCTGAAACATACTTCATCTCTTCAATTTTCGCTTCTTCAAACCAGTTTATTGCACCATCGATTGCAGACTGAATTTCTATTGAAGGGTTTGGAAGTGACATCAAATACTGGACTACCCCAACTGATTCGGAACCTGAAAGAGATGGATGTTCATAGGAACGTGCTTCTTTTGGTTCGTACGTAACTGGATCATGTTGTGCACACCATGCTGTTAATTCACCATTCACCTTGATTTGGGATTTTAAAATATAATCCACTCCATGGTTTAATGAAAGCTTGGTCTGTTCTGAAAGCTCCTTATTAACAATGTCTGAATTAAATGGAAACTTCTTTTGCGAGACCATTGTTAGTACATTCATAACACGAACCATCGCATTATCGTTATACGTAACATAGTCCGAGTAGTTGCCTCTTGCAGGATATACTTGCGGCCATCCACCGCTATCATATTGAGCCTCAAGTAAATAATGGATACCTTTTAAAACAGAGTCTTTATATCGAATATCACCTGTTTCCTTATACATTAAAGCTAAGAAGAGTATCTCATTTGTTGTTGCATTATTATCAATGACACCCAATTCACCATGTTCAGGAGTATACATTTCGGATTTAGGTTCTTGACCATCCCAAGGTCGATTGTATTTATCCTCCATGTTTTTATACCATCCGCCATGATCCATTTGCCAGGATAATAGAGCATCAGCCTGTTTACGATCATTTTCTTTATTTCCGGTATAATAGGCAGCATTGAGGTACGGTATATCGTATGGATCTTCATTGAGTTGCTTCGTGATTGTACCATCCGTGTTAAATACTTCCTTGGTTTTAATAACAGCTACTGTTTGCTTGTCTTTATTAACTCTAGTGGAAATACTTTCCACTGTCATATTTGGTTTAAGATTGGGATCAAGATCAGCCCAATCGTTGGTTGCAGTCTGCAGTTCGATATCACTAGAATTGAAGTTTTTCAGTTTACTATTAAATGTTACTTCAACGGTATTCGGGCTTGTTGCTTCACTTTTAATGATGTTTATTGGTCCGTCTGGTACAGCATTCCCTTTCGGAACAATTTTGAAAACGACAGGTTCGGACTCATTTCCCGCAAGATCAACAGCAGTCAGCGTTATGGTATTTAATCCAGGTTCAAGATCTACATTTGAGTTAAAAGTATAATCCGCAGAGGCTTGTATTGCCTTCTTATTAACAAGTATAGTGCCAGCTTCACTTAACTTACCTGTTAGTGGAAACGGATTGTAAATCGTATTATAGTGATTTCCATTTTTCTCAAGCTTATGTTCATCTACTGTAATAACAGGTTTGACATGATCATAAACAACTTTTACGACAGATGGGATACTGCGATTTCCATCTGTATCACGCGCTTGAACGGTGATTATGTTCAATCCCTCATTTAATTGAACAGTTGTGTTAAATTTGAAGTCTTCTTGTAGTGAAATTTCCTTCTCATTAACTGAAACGATTGCTTCTTTGTTTACTATTCCTGTAATTGTAAATTCAGCTTTATTGACAAAAGCATCTTTCTGATCGATCGTAATAGTCGGTGGTGCTATATCTGATAATGGAATAATACCTATTCGAGTAGGGTCCCATCCATCCGTTCCTTTCAATATATTTTGAACAGTATATTGATTAGCTTCCTCTGGTGTTAATTGCTTTGTCCAAGGATCACGTTCTTTTGGGTTAGCCCCCACGCCTTTGCTATTATATTCTGAATACCTCGCTGTTTTTTCATTTCCTTCATTTCCCCAATTATCCCAACCATCAGATGCAATTGATGCATCGATCTCTGAATTGATAAAAGTAACAGATGAATATGGGCGCCAAGGTCTTCCGAAACGAACTCCTTCTACACCTCCGTCAGCAGTAATAGTAGAATTCAAAAAGACATATCCAAATTTACTGTCCTGAGGGGTGCTAGCCGCTGTTAGCATTCCACCATCACGTTTACTATGGATTTGGCAATCCTCAAATACTGCTGTTGCTGGACCGAAGATGAAATCGACATCACCTTCAATATAGCAGCCTTGATAATATTGTCTTGAGAGATGTGTATACAATGTATCTTGAAAACCTAAAAATTTTACGTTTTCAAAGTAGGCGCGATCACCCTGAACATACGCTGCAACCGCCTGACCTGTACCTTGTCCAGAATCATTCTGGATGGTTAAATTTTTAGCAATAAAATCATTTGAATAAATAAAAATACTTGAACTTTTCGAGGTGCCTAATGGATTGCCATCAGGACCTAGTGTGTTTGCATTATCACTATAAACAAGAACAGTACCTTCTTTACTTTCACCTACTAAACTAAGGTTTGTTTTACTCTTTGGTATCGTTATTTTTTCACGATATTCACCATCCTTTAGGTAAATCACATGCCGTTTAGAACTGTTATC encodes:
- the pelA gene encoding pectate lyase codes for the protein MKKFMCVFLCLILLFPIFQSGVSLAATVDQPAVNSIISDDFENETVGSLPAGYIHSASQEGVTEETSAVFVDDVPVDSIGNTSARGLRVFDNDSGSSKRARTIVTKTFDQQAGSFVIELTMMEPKAVGNSYPLRLEDKEHGKSGIILEVSGGNLGYKGSDGAFKQLSYDGENNIPLESNVWYHLKLLVDVVNDSADIYINGKYTGNIPFYQAVDRLDAIEAQTAGSSVGDLYWDNLQVFVEPTDSPKGLSAIFGDQVAELNWIPAKGASSYNIKRSTNNGGPYEVIATNITETRFVDSKLVNNKTYYYVVSAVNSVGESKLSNQVSVTPTEIPNPPLPPIDLTVLPRDSQIDLSWKTSGQTKSILFVGTGTTADEKTIDHLESLGYTVSFKKDNEVKTEDAPIYDLVFIGESSGSSYIGKKFMNSPVPVIYAEPYVLDDVSLSASTSGAFGSFDNQTSFNIKLSNHPLAAGLSGMIDVYTQPGKVNFGAPSDEAIVIATAEDDDSKATIFAYEKGSKNMKGDPVPARQVATFLFAGQEGFVTENGWKLIDESVKWALGIDENNAGPKETYTIKRSTEKEGPYQTIADNIEGTNFRDTGLENGTNYYYVVTAENIGGESTNSKEVSASPVTPLQAPTGLSASDGHGEVTINWASVKGATSYQILRSKEKGMSYEMIKSGVTETNYTDTEISNGERYYYVVAAKNETTTSTNSNPISAVGMPGNGVPAIPSGIEATAGDNQVILTWSTISGADTYNIKRGSFDSREYEVVATNVHLTSFQDVNVTNGETYDYVISAVNEKGESFESSPIAVTPAKVTIVAKEGGDFKTVQEAIDAAPDNSSKRHVIYLKDGEYREKITIPKSKTNLSLVGESKEGTVLVYSDNANTLGPDGNPLGTSKSSSIFIYSNDFIAKNLTIQNDSGQGTGQAVAAYVQGDRAYFENVKFLGFQDTLYTHLSRQYYQGCYIEGDVDFIFGPATAVFEDCQIHSKRDGGMLTAASTPQDSKFGYVFLNSTITADGGVEGVRFGRPWRPYSSVTFINSEIDASIASDGWDNWGNEGNEKTARYSEYNSKGVGANPKERDPWTKQLTPEEANQYTVQNILKGTDGWDPTRIGIIPLSDIAPPTITIDQKDAFVNKAEFTITGIVNKEAIVSVNEKEISLQEDFKFNTTVQLNEGLNIITVQARDTDGNRSIPSVVKVVYDHVKPVITVDEHKLEKNGNHYNTIYNPFPLTGKLSEAGTILVNKKAIQASADYTFNSNVDLEPGLNTITLTAVDLAGNESEPVVFKIVPKGNAVPDGPINIIKSEATSPNTVEVTFNSKLKNFNSSDIELQTATNDWADLDPNLKPNMTVESISTRVNKDKQTVAVIKTKEVFNTDGTITKQLNEDPYDIPYLNAAYYTGNKENDRKQADALLSWQMDHGGWYKNMEDKYNRPWDGQEPKSEMYTPEHGELGVIDNNATTNEILFLALMYKETGDIRYKDSVLKGIHYLLEAQYDSGGWPQVYPARGNYSDYVTYNDNAMVRVMNVLTMVSQKKFPFNSDIVNKELSEQTKLSLNHGVDYILKSQIKVNGELTAWCAQHDPVTYEPKEARSYEHPSLSGSESVGVVQYLMSLPNPSIEIQSAIDGAINWFEEAKIEEMKYVSGDPAGQYFYPDSASNTWYRFYEIGTNRPIFSGRDGLIKHNILEIEQERRDGYRWAGEWPQKLLDVTNTTGYYENRVYVKVVDDRSQNATGESLKIGSLFKVEDGFSAQE